From Rhinoraja longicauda isolate Sanriku21f chromosome 24, sRhiLon1.1, whole genome shotgun sequence, one genomic window encodes:
- the LOC144605318 gene encoding transcription factor ETV7-like isoform X1, with product MTDCESVPRLKQEPECTVSPHSSTKLSPPFQTRPATAVYSSPRDYLSHVPRKLKSQPSLWSRTDVAHWLKWAEREYSLHSIEENKFEMNGKALCLLTKDDFRHRSPGAGDVLYEILQRFNRSRSFAQRNPFMNLPAGQAMRIPHASASLHSIFEGIQELTPMIPPSRYVSSSPTVFHCPSSSVHSPVGISWAEREKNNTLPSQRFQFHTDWRVPRIVSAVASSSPLGTAYAPVQVSPSKLSNTDPGRSNHWEEPLNLSSRLEVTRNSAARSLPPAPQATANGRIADCRLLWDYVYQLLSDARYQKYIRWEDKESRIFRVVDPNGLASLWGNHKNRANMTYEKMSRALRHYYKLNIIKKEPGQKLLFRFLKSPEEIIHKPDRLEQLEMQEQDGMDFKEDTFELSP from the exons CAGGAGCCAGAATGTACCGTGTCTCCCCACAGCTCAACCAAACTATCGCCTCCATTTCAGACCAGACCCGCCACTGCTGTGTACAGCAGTCCTCGGGACTACCTCAGCCATGTGCCCCGGAAACTGA AGTCCCAGCCTTCACTCTGGAGCAGGACCGATGTGGCACATTGGCTGAAGTGGGCAGAGAGAGAGTATTCACTGCATTCCATTGAAGAAAACAAGTTCGAAATGAACGGAAAGGCACTTTGTCTACTCACCAAGGATGACTTCCGACACCGTTCTCCCGGTGCAG GAGATGTGCTATATGAAATACTACAGCGGTTTAATCGCAGCAGGAGCTTTGCACAGAGGAATCCCTTCATGAACCTACCTGCAGGACAGGCAATGCGTATCCCTCATGCATCTGCGTCTCTACACAGCATCTTCGAAG GTATCCAAGAACTCACACCAATGATCCCACCATCCAGATATGTATCCAGCAGCCCCACTGTATTCCACTGTCCCTCCTCATCCGTTCATTCTCCAGTCGGGATCAGTTGGGCCGAAAGAGAAAAGAATAACACTCTGCCAAGCCAGAGGTTTCAGTTCCACACAG acTGGAGAGTGCCTCGAATAGTGAGTGCTGTGGCGAGTAGCAGCCCCCTGGGGACCGCGTACGCACCGGTGCAGGTCTCCCCCAGCAAGCTGAGCAACACCGACCCGGGCAGAAGCAACCACTGGGAAGAACCACTTAACCTCTCAAGCAGGTTAGAGGTGACGAGGAACTCCGCGGCACGTTCATTACCTCCCGCGCCGCAAGCCACCGCCAACGGGAGGATCGCAG ACTGCAGGCTACTCTGGGATTATGTTTATCAGCTACTCTCCGACGCTCGATACCAAAAGTACATCAGGTGGGAAGATAAGGAATCCAGGATTTTTCGGGTGGTGGATCCCAATGGACTTGCAAGTCTCTGGGGAAATCACAAG AATCGAGCAAACATGACTTACGAAAAGATGTCGAGAGCTTTGCGCCACTACTACAAACTCAACATCATCAAGAAGGAACCAGGCCAGAAGCTGCTGTTCAG GTTCCTGAAGTCTCCAGAGGAGATCATCCATAAACCCGACAGGTTGGAGCAACTGGAGATGCAGGAGCAGGATGGCATGGACTTCAAAGAGGACACATTTGAACTGTCGCCGTGA
- the LOC144605318 gene encoding transcription factor ETV7-like isoform X4 yields MNGKALCLLTKDDFRHRSPGAGDVLYEILQRFNRSRSFAQRNPFMNLPAGQAMRIPHASASLHSIFEGIQELTPMIPPSRYVSSSPTVFHCPSSSVHSPVGISWAEREKNNTLPSQRFQFHTDWRVPRIVSAVASSSPLGTAYAPVQVSPSKLSNTDPGRSNHWEEPLNLSSRLEVTRNSAARSLPPAPQATANGRIADCRLLWDYVYQLLSDARYQKYIRWEDKESRIFRVVDPNGLASLWGNHKNRANMTYEKMSRALRHYYKLNIIKKEPGQKLLFRFLKSPEEIIHKPDRLEQLEMQEQDGMDFKEDTFELSP; encoded by the exons ATGAACGGAAAGGCACTTTGTCTACTCACCAAGGATGACTTCCGACACCGTTCTCCCGGTGCAG GAGATGTGCTATATGAAATACTACAGCGGTTTAATCGCAGCAGGAGCTTTGCACAGAGGAATCCCTTCATGAACCTACCTGCAGGACAGGCAATGCGTATCCCTCATGCATCTGCGTCTCTACACAGCATCTTCGAAG GTATCCAAGAACTCACACCAATGATCCCACCATCCAGATATGTATCCAGCAGCCCCACTGTATTCCACTGTCCCTCCTCATCCGTTCATTCTCCAGTCGGGATCAGTTGGGCCGAAAGAGAAAAGAATAACACTCTGCCAAGCCAGAGGTTTCAGTTCCACACAG acTGGAGAGTGCCTCGAATAGTGAGTGCTGTGGCGAGTAGCAGCCCCCTGGGGACCGCGTACGCACCGGTGCAGGTCTCCCCCAGCAAGCTGAGCAACACCGACCCGGGCAGAAGCAACCACTGGGAAGAACCACTTAACCTCTCAAGCAGGTTAGAGGTGACGAGGAACTCCGCGGCACGTTCATTACCTCCCGCGCCGCAAGCCACCGCCAACGGGAGGATCGCAG ACTGCAGGCTACTCTGGGATTATGTTTATCAGCTACTCTCCGACGCTCGATACCAAAAGTACATCAGGTGGGAAGATAAGGAATCCAGGATTTTTCGGGTGGTGGATCCCAATGGACTTGCAAGTCTCTGGGGAAATCACAAG AATCGAGCAAACATGACTTACGAAAAGATGTCGAGAGCTTTGCGCCACTACTACAAACTCAACATCATCAAGAAGGAACCAGGCCAGAAGCTGCTGTTCAG GTTCCTGAAGTCTCCAGAGGAGATCATCCATAAACCCGACAGGTTGGAGCAACTGGAGATGCAGGAGCAGGATGGCATGGACTTCAAAGAGGACACATTTGAACTGTCGCCGTGA
- the LOC144605318 gene encoding transcription factor ETV7-like isoform X3 yields MTDCESVPRLKQEPECTVSPHSSTKLSPPFQTRPATAVYSSPRDYLSHVPRKLKSQPSLWSRTDVAHWLKWAEREYSLHSIEENKFEMNGKALCLLTKDDFRHRSPGAGIQELTPMIPPSRYVSSSPTVFHCPSSSVHSPVGISWAEREKNNTLPSQRFQFHTDWRVPRIVSAVASSSPLGTAYAPVQVSPSKLSNTDPGRSNHWEEPLNLSSRLEVTRNSAARSLPPAPQATANGRIADCRLLWDYVYQLLSDARYQKYIRWEDKESRIFRVVDPNGLASLWGNHKNRANMTYEKMSRALRHYYKLNIIKKEPGQKLLFRFLKSPEEIIHKPDRLEQLEMQEQDGMDFKEDTFELSP; encoded by the exons CAGGAGCCAGAATGTACCGTGTCTCCCCACAGCTCAACCAAACTATCGCCTCCATTTCAGACCAGACCCGCCACTGCTGTGTACAGCAGTCCTCGGGACTACCTCAGCCATGTGCCCCGGAAACTGA AGTCCCAGCCTTCACTCTGGAGCAGGACCGATGTGGCACATTGGCTGAAGTGGGCAGAGAGAGAGTATTCACTGCATTCCATTGAAGAAAACAAGTTCGAAATGAACGGAAAGGCACTTTGTCTACTCACCAAGGATGACTTCCGACACCGTTCTCCCGGTGCAG GTATCCAAGAACTCACACCAATGATCCCACCATCCAGATATGTATCCAGCAGCCCCACTGTATTCCACTGTCCCTCCTCATCCGTTCATTCTCCAGTCGGGATCAGTTGGGCCGAAAGAGAAAAGAATAACACTCTGCCAAGCCAGAGGTTTCAGTTCCACACAG acTGGAGAGTGCCTCGAATAGTGAGTGCTGTGGCGAGTAGCAGCCCCCTGGGGACCGCGTACGCACCGGTGCAGGTCTCCCCCAGCAAGCTGAGCAACACCGACCCGGGCAGAAGCAACCACTGGGAAGAACCACTTAACCTCTCAAGCAGGTTAGAGGTGACGAGGAACTCCGCGGCACGTTCATTACCTCCCGCGCCGCAAGCCACCGCCAACGGGAGGATCGCAG ACTGCAGGCTACTCTGGGATTATGTTTATCAGCTACTCTCCGACGCTCGATACCAAAAGTACATCAGGTGGGAAGATAAGGAATCCAGGATTTTTCGGGTGGTGGATCCCAATGGACTTGCAAGTCTCTGGGGAAATCACAAG AATCGAGCAAACATGACTTACGAAAAGATGTCGAGAGCTTTGCGCCACTACTACAAACTCAACATCATCAAGAAGGAACCAGGCCAGAAGCTGCTGTTCAG GTTCCTGAAGTCTCCAGAGGAGATCATCCATAAACCCGACAGGTTGGAGCAACTGGAGATGCAGGAGCAGGATGGCATGGACTTCAAAGAGGACACATTTGAACTGTCGCCGTGA
- the LOC144605318 gene encoding transcription factor ETV7-like isoform X2: protein MTDCESVPRLKEPECTVSPHSSTKLSPPFQTRPATAVYSSPRDYLSHVPRKLKSQPSLWSRTDVAHWLKWAEREYSLHSIEENKFEMNGKALCLLTKDDFRHRSPGAGDVLYEILQRFNRSRSFAQRNPFMNLPAGQAMRIPHASASLHSIFEGIQELTPMIPPSRYVSSSPTVFHCPSSSVHSPVGISWAEREKNNTLPSQRFQFHTDWRVPRIVSAVASSSPLGTAYAPVQVSPSKLSNTDPGRSNHWEEPLNLSSRLEVTRNSAARSLPPAPQATANGRIADCRLLWDYVYQLLSDARYQKYIRWEDKESRIFRVVDPNGLASLWGNHKNRANMTYEKMSRALRHYYKLNIIKKEPGQKLLFRFLKSPEEIIHKPDRLEQLEMQEQDGMDFKEDTFELSP from the exons GAGCCAGAATGTACCGTGTCTCCCCACAGCTCAACCAAACTATCGCCTCCATTTCAGACCAGACCCGCCACTGCTGTGTACAGCAGTCCTCGGGACTACCTCAGCCATGTGCCCCGGAAACTGA AGTCCCAGCCTTCACTCTGGAGCAGGACCGATGTGGCACATTGGCTGAAGTGGGCAGAGAGAGAGTATTCACTGCATTCCATTGAAGAAAACAAGTTCGAAATGAACGGAAAGGCACTTTGTCTACTCACCAAGGATGACTTCCGACACCGTTCTCCCGGTGCAG GAGATGTGCTATATGAAATACTACAGCGGTTTAATCGCAGCAGGAGCTTTGCACAGAGGAATCCCTTCATGAACCTACCTGCAGGACAGGCAATGCGTATCCCTCATGCATCTGCGTCTCTACACAGCATCTTCGAAG GTATCCAAGAACTCACACCAATGATCCCACCATCCAGATATGTATCCAGCAGCCCCACTGTATTCCACTGTCCCTCCTCATCCGTTCATTCTCCAGTCGGGATCAGTTGGGCCGAAAGAGAAAAGAATAACACTCTGCCAAGCCAGAGGTTTCAGTTCCACACAG acTGGAGAGTGCCTCGAATAGTGAGTGCTGTGGCGAGTAGCAGCCCCCTGGGGACCGCGTACGCACCGGTGCAGGTCTCCCCCAGCAAGCTGAGCAACACCGACCCGGGCAGAAGCAACCACTGGGAAGAACCACTTAACCTCTCAAGCAGGTTAGAGGTGACGAGGAACTCCGCGGCACGTTCATTACCTCCCGCGCCGCAAGCCACCGCCAACGGGAGGATCGCAG ACTGCAGGCTACTCTGGGATTATGTTTATCAGCTACTCTCCGACGCTCGATACCAAAAGTACATCAGGTGGGAAGATAAGGAATCCAGGATTTTTCGGGTGGTGGATCCCAATGGACTTGCAAGTCTCTGGGGAAATCACAAG AATCGAGCAAACATGACTTACGAAAAGATGTCGAGAGCTTTGCGCCACTACTACAAACTCAACATCATCAAGAAGGAACCAGGCCAGAAGCTGCTGTTCAG GTTCCTGAAGTCTCCAGAGGAGATCATCCATAAACCCGACAGGTTGGAGCAACTGGAGATGCAGGAGCAGGATGGCATGGACTTCAAAGAGGACACATTTGAACTGTCGCCGTGA